GACGCTCATCCCGACTATGCTTCCACACACCATGCCTACCGGCTAAAGCGACCAGTAACCACCGTCCAACATCACTTGGCACACGTGTGGGCTTGCATGGCCGAGCACCACCTAAAGCCTCCTGTAGTGGGCTTTGCCTGGGACGGCACGGGCTACGGTCCAGATGGTACGGTCTGGGGTGGAGAGTGCTTTTTGATTACTTCGGAGCGGGCCCTGCGGCTAGCCTATTTGCGACCGTTTCGGTTGCCAGGGGGCGAGGCTGCCCTGCGCGAACCTCGCCGAGCAGCACTGGGCTTGCTGCATAGCTGGAAAGGCGCTGAAGCCTTAGAGCTAGTGCCCTCCATGCGTGAGGTGTTTTCACCTACTGAGCACCAGCTACTCTGTCGTATGCTTGAACGCGGCCTAAACGCTCCATGGACTACCAGTGTGGGACGACTTTTCGATGCTGTAGCAGCCCTACTGGGTTTGTGCCTGTACAACCGGTTCGAGGGCGAGGCCGCTATGCGGTTGGAGTTTGAAGCCGAAAAGGCTGCGGCGTCAGGCATGCCATATTCCCTTACGCTCCAGCCTCAGGGCCACCAGCTTGTGCTCGACTGGGGGCCGCTGCTTGAAGCGTTGCTGGCCGATCATCGTCAAGGCGTGCCGAAAAGCCTTATGGCGCGACGCTTTCATGATGGGCTGGCTGTTGCTATCCTACACATAGCCCAGCACATCGGCTGCCCCCATGTTGTGCTCAGCGGCGGGTGCTTTCAAAACCGATTGCTTACCGAAAGTGCACTCCGGCTGTGCGCAGCAGCCGGATTTCTCCCCTATATTCACCGTCAGCTACCCCCTGGCGACGGCAGCTTGGCCCTAGGCCAGGTCGCTGCACTGCGCTGGGGCATAACCCAACCCGAACGACCATGTGCTTAGCTATTCCGGGTAAGATTGTCGCTATCACCCAGGACGAACCGCTCTCTCGCGTCGGCAAGGTTGACTTCGGGGGCATCTTTAAGGAAGTCAACCTAACGCTTGTGCCGGAAGCCCGCGTGGGTGACTACGTCATGGTGCACGTAGGCGTAGCTATTAGCGTCGTGGACGAAGCCGAAGCCTATCGCGTCTTTGAGTACCTGCAGCAAATAGATGAGCTGACCGAGCTCAAGCCCCCAGAAATGCCATGAAATTCATCGACGAATACCGCAACCGTGAGGCCGCACTGCGCTACGCCCAACGCATTGCCAAAATCACGACGCGGCCCTGGACCATCATGGAAGTCTGTGGGGGCCAAACGCACGCCATCGTGCGCTTTGGCATCGATGAACTGCTCCCTCCAGGCCTGACGCTGGTGCATGGCCCAGGTTGTCCGGTTTGCGTCACCCCCGTGGAGCTGATCGACAAAGCCCTGGCGATTGCTTCCCTGCCCGGCGTGATCTTTTGTTCTTTTGGAGACATGCTGCGCGTGCCAGGAAGCCGTGGCGACCTATTTTCGGTCAAAGCGCAGGGCGCAGACGTCCGCATTGTTTACTCACCCCTAGATGCGGTGCGCCTAGCGCAACAATACCCTGATCGCGAGGTCGTTTTTTTTGCTGTAGGCTTTGAGACCACGGCCCCGGCCAACGCGCTGGCTGTGCTCGAAGCCCATCGACGCGGCTTGAAGAATTTTTCGATGCTCGTAGCGCACGTGCTTGTTCCTCCCGCAATGGAAGCGATCCTACAGTCTCCCAATAACCGCGTGCAGGGTTTTCTGGCCGCTGGCCATGTGTGCACGGTGATGGGCTACAGGGAGTACGAGCCAATTGCGAAAAAATACCGGGTACCCATTGTTGTAACCGGATTCGAGCCCCTTGACCTGCTCCAAGGATTGTATATGTGCATCCGGCAGCTGGAGGCGGGCCGCTTCGAGGTAGAAAACCAATACACGCGTTCGGTTCGGCGCCAAGGCAACCTAACAGCGCAGCAGCATATTCGGGAAGTGTTCGAGGTCGTGCCCCGCAAATGGCGCGGCATCGGCGAACTGCCTCAAAGCGGGCTAGGCCTGCGGGCTCCCTATCGTGCCTACGACGCCGAGCAGAAATTCGGTGTCGCCCCCCTGGCTGCCCAAGAAGCCTCGGAGTGCATCGCTGGAGAAGTGCTACAAGGGGCCAAAAAGCCGACCGCATGTCCAGCATTTGGCACGCGCTGCACCCCTGAACATCCGCTGGGTGCACCCATGGTGTCGTCCGAGGGAGCCTGCGCAGCCTACTACCGCTACCGTCGCTTTACACCGTCGTACGTCTCAGGGTTATGAGTGACGCCTTCTCCCTTGAATGCCCACTGCCCCTGCAGCAGTATCCACACGTACTGCTCGCCCATGGTGGAGGGGGCCGGCTCATGCAACAGCTCATCGACACCTTCACGGCCGCTTTTGCCAATGCCGAGCTGCACCGCCGTCACGATGGGGCAGTGCTTACCCTTGCAGACGCCAGGCTAGCGTTCACCACCGATGCGTTCGTGGTGCATCCGCTTTTCTTCCCCGGAGGCGACATTGGCAAGCTAGCGGTTTTCGGCACGGTAAACGACCTGGCCATGTGCGGTGCCCGAGCGCTATATCTAAGCGTCAGCTTTATTCTCGAAGAAGGACTACCTATGGAAACGCTCTGGCGCGTGGTGCAGTCGATGCAGGCCGCTGCCCAGGAAGCCCATGTCCAAATCGTCACCGGCGACACCAAAGTGGTTGATCGCGGCAAGGGCGATGGGCTTTTTGTGAGCACCTCCGGCATCGGAATCATAGAACACAACCAGCACATTGGTCCCGAAGCCGTGCGGCCAGGCGATGCCATCCTCCTGAGCGGCGACATTGGCCGCCACGGCATTGCCATTATGGCTGTACGCGAGGGACTGGCCTTTGAGACCGAAATCGCAAGCGATTGTGCCTTGCTCTCTACACCGGTGCTGCAATTGCTTGAAGCTGGCATCGAGGTGCATTGCCTACGCGACCTAACCCGTGGGGGACTGGCCGCAGCCTTAATTGAAATTGCCCAAACCGCCAGGCTATGCTTCCAGCTCGAAGAGACGGCCATTCCCGTGCGGCCAGAAGTGCAGAGCGCTTGCGAGCTGCTGGGACTTGACCCCTTGTACGTAGCCAATGAAGGGCGTTTTGTAGCCTTCGTGCCCGAAACCGAAGCAGCACGGGCTCTGGACGTGCTGCGCAAAGTGCCCGTAAGTGCCGGCGCCTGCCTTATCGGTCACGTAACAACCGACGATCCAAATGGACTTGTCACACTCCACACTGCCATCGGTACCCAGCGCATTCTTGACCTGCTCAGCGGCGAGCAATTGCCCCGCATCTGCTAAAGCTGCATCGTGACGAAACAGCCAACGCCGACACCTAGAGCGATGGCCCTTCCTTCTAGGCTTTTAGATCAATATGTTGGCCTATTGGTCCAACAGGGGAAGCAGGCGCCTCTGAGGACGCGTTTGGAGCATCGGGCTTTGGACGCTTGCGACGCGGGCGTTCCTCAGCACTACCCTCCCGATAAGGGTCTCTATCGGCCGATGCTTCCGTTACCCTAGGTAGCCATCCAATATCGCCGGGCTGCATCATAAGCCCTCACAATGCTGATACTTTCTGTTAAACATCGGACATTGCTAAAATTATTTAAAGTTCCCGTGCACAGCGCCCGGAACACTGCGTCGGGAAAAGGGGCGAAGTTGAGACAGCAGCATACCCCCGAGCATTAGGCCGCAGCCGATAAGCTGGCGCAGGGTAAGCGTTTCATCTAACAGCCACCAGCCGCCTAGCGCCGCAAAAACAGCTTCTAGGCTGAAGAGAATCGCGGCATGTGTGGGATGCGCTTCGCGCTGAGCCACAACTTGAAGGGTATAGCCAATGCCTACGGAAAGCACCCCTGCATACAGTAACGCTCCCCAGGCATCGCGAGCCACAAGAAAGGAAGGGGCTTCCCAAAGGATAGCCGCCAAACTACTTAACCCGGCGCATGCCACAAACTGCATAAAAGCTAACCGAAAGGGCGGCATGCGATGCGCGTAGCGATCAATCAGATGAATGTGAAAAGCCCAGCAGATGGCGCTTGCCAATACAAGCACATCGCCAGGATTAACCGAGGGCGTCTCTGCAACGCTGAGCAGGTACATTCCTGCGGCAGCCAGCCCAGTGCCTAGCCAGGCTTCTTTGTAGGTGCGTTGCTTGAGCAGCACGCCTAGCAAAGGCACGAAAACCACATAAAGTCCCGTAATAAAACCAGCCTTGCCAGCCGTGGTATAAACAAGCCCGATCTGCTGCGTCGAAGCCCCCAAAAACAAAATCCCCCCGGCCAGTAATCCTACCCGAAGCTGGACGGTTGCCGGAAGCGCCCCCGGATCGCGTCGCCTCAGCAACGGCACGAGGACCAGACTGCCCATCGCAAAGCGTAGCGCGTTAAACCAAAATGGCCCCATATGCTCCATACCTACACGCTGCGCCACAAACGCAAAACCCCAGATGGCCGTAGCGAGCACAATGAGCAAATCGGATTGGAGCGTTCTGGTCTTCATACCTCTCTCCCGTCATCTGTGGGTGGCGCATAATACACCGTTGTCTTCTTTTCCACCAAATGCTTTGCGATTTTTACTGGAACCTGCGCTTCAGGCTTTTGTCTTAAGAGGCCCGTCACAAGCACGCCCCAAAGGCGCCTTCACGGTTGCCCTGAAGCATAATCTTGACCCCTAGCCCGAGCTGACGCGGCATAGTGCACCGCCGATCAGGCACGTGCCTCAATCGGTCGAGCAAAACAGCTAGCGCTCGGTGGGCTGCCTGCGGGAATCCTACCCAGGCATCCTTCACCTGGGGTAAAAAACCGCTTAAACGTTTCGTTTTATGCTGCTTCGCGTCTATCCGTTTTGGGTCGCCTCAGTAGTTGACGTGCTGCAGGAGATCCGCTGTTCTCCGCTACCTGCCGACACCGTGCTGCAGCAGTTCTTTCGCAAACACCGAAAAATGGGCAAACGGGATCGGGCTTTTGTAGCCGAGACCGTTTATGGCATGCTGCGCCACTACCGACGGCTGGCCTATGCTGCCCAAGACCAAGCTAGCGATGTACGCTTTCTCGTGCTGCTCTATCTTCGGGTATTCGGCTTTGGAGCAGCGAGCTTGGATCTGCCCATAAGCTTGTCCGAGCGTAGCAGGCTTGAGGCTGCGGCTCGACGTTTTCAAGCGCCTGCGCTGCCTGCAGATCCGGTCGCAGCGCTTGGCATCACCTATAGTTTGCCCGACTGGCTGGTGGCTGCATGGATGGCCGCGTTGCCTTACGAGGCTGTCGAGAGGCGTTGCGCTGCCTTAAAAGAACCCGCTCCCCTAACTATCCGGGTCAATACGCTGAAAGCCGATCGCGAAACTGTCCGGCAACGCCTACGGGCTGAAGGCTTTCCCAGCCAACCCACACCGTACAGTCCTACAGGACTGATTCTTGAAGAAAAAGCTTTTATTTTTCGAACGCGTGCTTTTCAAGAAGGCTTATTTGAAGTGCAGGATGAAGGCAGCCAGCTGATCAGCTTACTTACTGAAGCCAAGCCAGGACAAGTAGTCGTGGATGGATGCGCAGGAGGTGGAGGCAAAACGTTGCATTTGGCCGCTCTAATGCAAGGTAAAGGGCGGCTGTATGCCTTCGACGTCCACAAAGCCCGTCTGCAGGAACTGCGCCCACGGGCGCGCCGCGCCGACGTGCACAACATCCGACTCCACGTGCTCCCGCACAACCGGGCGCCGATTGTGCAGCGGCTCTATGGCAAGGCCGATGTGGTCCTGATCGACGCCCCTTGCAGCGGCAGCGGCGTGCTTCGACGCAACCCAGACGCAGCCTGGAAAATCACACCAGAGCGCCTCGCTGCCCTGGTCGCGCAGCAGCAACAAATCCTCGAAGCTTATGCCCCTCTCGTCCGCCCAGGCGGCAGACTCGTCTATGCTACCTGTTCCCTGCTCGCTGAAGAAAACGAACGCCAGATCGAAACTTTTCTAGCACAACATCCCGAATTCACCCTACTCAGTGCTGCTGAAGTGCTTCAGCGACAACACATCGCCCTGCCCGGACAAACCGATGCCTTTCTGCGTTTAGAACCTGCCACGCACGGCACCGACGGTTTCTTCGCGGCCATACTCCTACGCACCTAAGCTCTTAGACCTCACGCTGCCACTGCTAGCACGAGCAAGCTGCTTTGGGCATGCATTTCACGCAGCTAGTTCATTCCCAAAATGAATCGATTCAAAAATGCTATCAAAATTTAACAACCCGTAGAAAGGGTCGATATTTGAAGCCAAAGCGTATCTAGCAGGTGTAGCGCAACATGGCATATAAGCACTGGACCTGGACCGTAGCCCTACTGCTAGGGATTGCTACGCTCCAAGCACAACCGACACGGCTTCGGTTCACCCATCTGACCAGCGATGAAGGGCTTTCCCGCTCATGGGTGACTGCTATAGTGCAGGACTCGTTGGGCTTTTTGTGGATTGGTACGGCTGGGGGTTTAAACCGCTACGATGGCTACCGCTTCACGCTTTACGAGCACGATCCGCGCGACAGCTCGAGCCTGAGCAGCAGCTACATTCGTTGCCTGTATGTTGACCGTCGGGGTACGCTTTGGGTTGGTACCGATGCTGGCCTAAGCCGCTACATTCCTGAGCAAGACGCTTTTTATAACTACACCGTAAGCAGTCGCACTGGCTTTCAAGGTGGAGCCGTCCAAGATATCGTAGAAGACCGTAGGGGTATGCTTTGGATGGCCAGCACCAATGGCCTATATCGTTATGATCCTAAACGCGGGGTTTTTACCCTTTACCGTAACGATCCCGCCCAAGCATCTAGCCTGAGCCACAACGACGTGCGGGCTTTACTAGAAGACCGTAAAGGTAATCTTTGGGTGGCTACCGCTGGTGGACTAGACCGCTTCGACGCTGCCAGTGGCACGTTTGAACACTTCCGCCATGATCCTCGCGATGCACGCAGCCTGCCGCACAATGTGCTTATGGATTTGGTCGAAGATCCTTACGGCTACCTCTGGGTGGCAACCGATGGCGGTGGGCTGGGGAGGTTGAATCTGCAGGCGATTGGCCGCGGCTTTGATCGCTTTCGCCATGACCCTCGCAATCCTCGAAGCTTGGCCATCGATCGCGTACGCGTGCTTTATGTCGATCGCAAAGGCCAACTCTGGGTTGGCACAGAAAACGGGGGGCTAGATCTTTTCGACTACAAAACCGAAACATTTTATCACAACCGACGCAGTCGTACTGATCCTAGTAGCTTAAACAACGAATCGATCTGGGCGCTCTTTCAAGATCGGACTGGTAACCTGTGGGTTGGCACGTTTGCTGGCGGGCTCAACGTGCTTAAGCCAAACAGCAATGCCATCGAACACTACCGCAGCATTCCCGGCGATCCCTACAGCCTGAATGCTAATGCCATAAGCCGTTTTTACGAAGACCGAAAGGGAAACCTTTGGGTAGCTACGGATGGCGGGGGCTTTCATCGATTCGACCGCCAAACAGGTCGCTTCTATGGCTACAGTATGGCCAATACGAACCTCCGCACCGATGCGATTTTTGCTATGACAGAGGATGCCGAAGGCAATCTCTGGGTTGGCGGCTGGGGTGGGGGCATTGCCCGTTTCGATCGCGCACGGGAGCGCTTTACCGAGCATTTCGACGAAACCAATCTGCTTCTTACACCCCACGTGTTTGATGCCCTTGTGGATGAACAGAACCGGCTTTGGGTGGCGAACTTTCTGGGTGGGCTGGTGCGCATCGATCTCAACACCCGAAAGTCCCACGTATACACTCCAGAAAACAGTGGCCTAAGCAGCAATCAGATTCTCCGCATGCTGCGCGATCCGGAAGGGCGCCTTGTACTAGCCACACAAAATGCCGGCGTAAGCATTTTTGATCCACTTACGGAAACGTTTACCACCTATCAACACGACCCCAACAATGCCAACAGCCTCAGCAGCAATTCGGTGCTTGCTATCCTTGCGCCTGATGCGTACACGCTCTGGGTAGGGACGCAACACGGTCTCAACCACATCGACCGCCGTACAGGCGCCACGGCCCGCTACTATCGCGAAGATGGCCTTCCGAGCAATATCATCGTTGGTTTGGCACGCGACCACGCAGGACGCCTATGGGTGGCGACCAACAGCGGCTTATGTCGCTTCGATCCTCAGGAAAAAAGCTGCGTGCTTTATACCAAAGCAGATGGTTTGCAGGGCAACGAGTTCAACCGCTTTTCAGATTACGTCTCGCGAGATGGGGCTCTTTACTTTGGGGGCTTTAACGGATTCAACGTGATTTATCCCGAACGCTTTGTGCAGAACACCACACCGCCTTTGATCGTGTTGACCGACTTCCGGCTGTTTAACCAACCCGTACGCATTGGCACCAAAGATAGTCCGCTGCAGCAACACATTAGCGTAACACGCACGCTGAAGCTTGCTTACTGGCAAAACGTCGTGACTTTTGAGTTTGCTGCACTGGACTTTACGGCGCCTTCGAAAAATCGTTATGCCTACAAGCTCGAAGGTTTCGACCTGGACTGGAACGAGGTGGGGCCACAGCGAACGGCTACCTACAGCAATCTGGATCCAGGTCGCTACGTGCTGCTTGTTCGCGGTACGAATAACGATGGTCTCTGGAGCACGCAACCAGCCAAACTGGAGCTTATCATCACGCCGCCTTTTTGGGAGACGTGGTGGTTTCGCGCTTTTGTCGTTTCAGCGCTTATCGCCTCTGTTGCAGCCGTGGTCCAACGCACCAGGCAACGCCATAAGTACCTAGAATCCGTCAATGCCGAACTGGCCGCCATGAACCAGCGGCTTGAAGCTGAGATGCGGCATGCTGCCGAAGCTGAACAGGAAAAACGGCGCGCACTCGAAGAGGCTGCCGAACACGATCGCCAAGCCAAAGCCCAGCTCGAAGCCCAGCAGCAATACCTGGAGCATAGCGTGCTGGAAATGCTCTCAGCAATGGAACGCTTCTCACGGGGTGACCTTACCGTATCGCTTAGCGCCACTCAGGAGGATGCCATTGGTCGCCTGTTTACTGGATTTAACCAGGCAGTAGCAAACATCGAAGCCATCCTGCGTGAAGTCACTTCGGTCGTCCAGGCTACGGCCGACACCAGCCGGGAAATTTCGCATAACTCAGACGAACTAGCCGCAGGCGTGCAGCAACTTACCTATCAGACGGCCGAAGTGGCTAGCGCGATCGAAGAGATGGTGCGCACCACTGCAGAAACCACGCGCAGCCTTAGCCAGGCTGCAGCACTAGCCGAACAATCTTCTGCCCAGGCCGAACATGGCGGTCAAGTCGCAAAGGACGCCGTCCAACGCATGACCGAAGTCGCACAGGCCGTTGCCCAATCTTCAGAAACCATTCGTGCCTTGGACGAAAACACGCAGAAAATCAATGCGATGGCGCGCATTATCGACGAAATTGCAGACCAAACAAACCTGTTGGCGCTCAATGCAGCCATCGAAGCCGCTCGGGCCGGCGATCAAGGCCGTGGTTTTGCGGTGGTAGCTGATGAGGTACGTAAGCTGGCTGAACGAACCGCTGCCGCAACGAAAGAAATCGAGCAGATGACGGCCCAGATTCGCCGCGACACTTCCCGGGCTGTAACCTCTATGCATCAGGTCAACCGCGAAGTGGACGCGGGCAGGCGCCTGGTAGACCAGGTAGGTATGCTCTTGGAAGACATCATTGCCCGCTCCAAACAGGTACAAGATTACATTGCACAAATTGCCACAGCAAGCGAAGAGCAGTCTGCAACCATCCAGCACATTAGCGAAAACGTGGAAACCATCGCCCAGATCACCCAGCAGGCGGCAGCAGGCAATACGTCTATCGCTTCCGCCATGCAGCAACTTGCCCAGCGCATGGAAAATCTCCGCCGCCTAGTAGCTCGCTTCCGCTTCGACAGCGCGGTTTCTGCAGAAACAAGCGCCTGAGACCTACCTAGACACTTTGGACTCCGTACGCTTGCGTAAGGCTCTTAAGCCTTTAGCCACTGATCAAACCAGCTAAAGGCCTCCGTTTGCATCGCCCGGCCAAAACAGTGGCCGCTATCGTAAAAGCTGCACTGCAGCTGCGCTTCGGCAGATACGCAGCGGTACACTTCCTGCAATTGATCAACAGCACGCTGCATTTCTGCAAGGGTAAAGAGCGGATCTTGCGTGCCGCATTGCACAAGCGTTGGGGCTGGCACGCGCAATCCTAAGAGCTCTGGATAGTCCAGCTCGTGTGCTAAAAGAGGAACGTAAAGCATCCAGGTATGCGTGTAACTCCGGTTCACCACCAAATCGCGCCATGTGGTCATCATGCAGCTGACCACAGCGCAGCGGATGCGATTGTCCATTCCAGCTAGCAGGACCGTTTGCCAACCGCCACCGGAAAATCCTCCACACCCGATGCGCTCGGGGTCCACCTCAGGCAAACTACACAGCACATCCAAAGCGTAGCGAAGCTCCGCAAGCAGCACACCCGGCCAGGTCGTACCCGCAGCCAGCAGCGAACGGGCAACCATATGCTCATGCCAAGCTGCCCATTCATTATAGGCACGAATTTCGACCTCTGTCTTAGGGTCTTCAGGGGGCAGGCCGCGACGCACGCGCTCTGGCACTGCTTCAAGCCGAATGCGCCGGCTGCCAAACGGAAACACGTCGGGTACGAGCACCACATAGCCCCGTCGGGCTAGTTCATTGGCCCAAGCCTGTCCCTCATAGTGTTTTTCCTGGTGGGCTACCATTAATGGATGACGTGCACCTGGATCGACAATCTTCTCCCGGCCGAAAAACTTATCCCCACCATGATCATGAAAAGCCAGCACGCCGGGCAAAGGCCGGGAGGCGTTTACTGGGCGTAGTAGATAAGCCCGCGTAGGTGGCCCAAAAGGAAGTTGCCAAACCAAGTCTTCAACCACCACATCCCTATAGACAAGGCGCGCCTGTACCTTAAGGGAGCGATCTAGCCCGATTTCCGGTGCAGCCAGCAAGGCCTGCACCCGAGCACGCGCCTGCACCTGCCATGCCCTTAGGTCTACTGGCGCTAGGCGCCGAAGGGACAACCTTGGGGGATCCTCAGCCAAACAAGCAGCCCAACGGCCATAAGCGCCAAGCACAGATCCGGCTTCTTCATCATTTGTCAGCGCTGTTAGGCATTCCTCGGGGCGTACGCTACTTTTGCTGCCGAGCGCAGCTGCCCCCAGTAAAAGCTCCAGGAACGCTCTGCGATCTAAAGGCACGGCTTTAAGACAGTTCTTGCCAAGGCATCCACCCTGCCAGTACATGTTCTGGCGCGTAGAACACAGCCTCTTGGGCCGAGAGTTGCGGACGGTCTGGATAGGCACCTGGTCCGGTGCTCCCATATTCGAACAGTCGCTCTCTAGCCGGATCTATCCCGCGCATCTCCGTCCAACCTTCTGCCCGGACGTGATCTTCCATATAACAGTGCAAGAAAACAGCACTGCTACTTACCAGGCCAAGCTGGTTTGAAGGATGCCAGGGGCGTCCGAGCCATACCGAAGCCGCATTCATCTTTGGCGATTCTTTAAGCAATCGGCACCGGTAAAACACGAATCCGTAAGGTTGGCTTCGGGGCGTACTGGGTGCTGTAATGTAGCCATTGTTAGACTGCCCTCGGTCACGCGAGATCAGATCGCATTGTTCAAATACCGCTATGCCGCCGCCAAAGATAAAATCGACGTGCCCTAGAATAATGCAATCGCGAAAGTAGCTGCGTCCTCCGTCTA
This Rhodothermus bifroesti DNA region includes the following protein-coding sequences:
- a CDS encoding dienelactone hydrolase family protein, whose protein sequence is MPLDRRAFLELLLGAAALGSKSSVRPEECLTALTNDEEAGSVLGAYGRWAACLAEDPPRLSLRRLAPVDLRAWQVQARARVQALLAAPEIGLDRSLKVQARLVYRDVVVEDLVWQLPFGPPTRAYLLRPVNASRPLPGVLAFHDHGGDKFFGREKIVDPGARHPLMVAHQEKHYEGQAWANELARRGYVVLVPDVFPFGSRRIRLEAVPERVRRGLPPEDPKTEVEIRAYNEWAAWHEHMVARSLLAAGTTWPGVLLAELRYALDVLCSLPEVDPERIGCGGFSGGGWQTVLLAGMDNRIRCAVVSCMMTTWRDLVVNRSYTHTWMLYVPLLAHELDYPELLGLRVPAPTLVQCGTQDPLFTLAEMQRAVDQLQEVYRCVSAEAQLQCSFYDSGHCFGRAMQTEAFSWFDQWLKA
- a CDS encoding two-component regulator propeller domain-containing protein yields the protein MAYKHWTWTVALLLGIATLQAQPTRLRFTHLTSDEGLSRSWVTAIVQDSLGFLWIGTAGGLNRYDGYRFTLYEHDPRDSSSLSSSYIRCLYVDRRGTLWVGTDAGLSRYIPEQDAFYNYTVSSRTGFQGGAVQDIVEDRRGMLWMASTNGLYRYDPKRGVFTLYRNDPAQASSLSHNDVRALLEDRKGNLWVATAGGLDRFDAASGTFEHFRHDPRDARSLPHNVLMDLVEDPYGYLWVATDGGGLGRLNLQAIGRGFDRFRHDPRNPRSLAIDRVRVLYVDRKGQLWVGTENGGLDLFDYKTETFYHNRRSRTDPSSLNNESIWALFQDRTGNLWVGTFAGGLNVLKPNSNAIEHYRSIPGDPYSLNANAISRFYEDRKGNLWVATDGGGFHRFDRQTGRFYGYSMANTNLRTDAIFAMTEDAEGNLWVGGWGGGIARFDRARERFTEHFDETNLLLTPHVFDALVDEQNRLWVANFLGGLVRIDLNTRKSHVYTPENSGLSSNQILRMLRDPEGRLVLATQNAGVSIFDPLTETFTTYQHDPNNANSLSSNSVLAILAPDAYTLWVGTQHGLNHIDRRTGATARYYREDGLPSNIIVGLARDHAGRLWVATNSGLCRFDPQEKSCVLYTKADGLQGNEFNRFSDYVSRDGALYFGGFNGFNVIYPERFVQNTTPPLIVLTDFRLFNQPVRIGTKDSPLQQHISVTRTLKLAYWQNVVTFEFAALDFTAPSKNRYAYKLEGFDLDWNEVGPQRTATYSNLDPGRYVLLVRGTNNDGLWSTQPAKLELIITPPFWETWWFRAFVVSALIASVAAVVQRTRQRHKYLESVNAELAAMNQRLEAEMRHAAEAEQEKRRALEEAAEHDRQAKAQLEAQQQYLEHSVLEMLSAMERFSRGDLTVSLSATQEDAIGRLFTGFNQAVANIEAILREVTSVVQATADTSREISHNSDELAAGVQQLTYQTAEVASAIEEMVRTTAETTRSLSQAAALAEQSSAQAEHGGQVAKDAVQRMTEVAQAVAQSSETIRALDENTQKINAMARIIDEIADQTNLLALNAAIEAARAGDQGRGFAVVADEVRKLAERTAAATKEIEQMTAQIRRDTSRAVTSMHQVNREVDAGRRLVDQVGMLLEDIIARSKQVQDYIAQIATASEEQSATIQHISENVETIAQITQQAAAGNTSIASAMQQLAQRMENLRRLVARFRFDSAVSAETSA
- a CDS encoding DMT family transporter; translation: MKTRTLQSDLLIVLATAIWGFAFVAQRVGMEHMGPFWFNALRFAMGSLVLVPLLRRRDPGALPATVQLRVGLLAGGILFLGASTQQIGLVYTTAGKAGFITGLYVVFVPLLGVLLKQRTYKEAWLGTGLAAAGMYLLSVAETPSVNPGDVLVLASAICWAFHIHLIDRYAHRMPPFRLAFMQFVACAGLSSLAAILWEAPSFLVARDAWGALLYAGVLSVGIGYTLQVVAQREAHPTHAAILFSLEAVFAALGGWWLLDETLTLRQLIGCGLMLGGMLLSQLRPFSRRSVPGAVHGNFK
- the hypD gene encoding hydrogenase formation protein HypD, with the protein product MKFIDEYRNREAALRYAQRIAKITTRPWTIMEVCGGQTHAIVRFGIDELLPPGLTLVHGPGCPVCVTPVELIDKALAIASLPGVIFCSFGDMLRVPGSRGDLFSVKAQGADVRIVYSPLDAVRLAQQYPDREVVFFAVGFETTAPANALAVLEAHRRGLKNFSMLVAHVLVPPAMEAILQSPNNRVQGFLAAGHVCTVMGYREYEPIAKKYRVPIVVTGFEPLDLLQGLYMCIRQLEAGRFEVENQYTRSVRRQGNLTAQQHIREVFEVVPRKWRGIGELPQSGLGLRAPYRAYDAEQKFGVAPLAAQEASECIAGEVLQGAKKPTACPAFGTRCTPEHPLGAPMVSSEGACAAYYRYRRFTPSYVSGL
- a CDS encoding HypC/HybG/HupF family hydrogenase formation chaperone, whose translation is MCLAIPGKIVAITQDEPLSRVGKVDFGGIFKEVNLTLVPEARVGDYVMVHVGVAISVVDEAEAYRVFEYLQQIDELTELKPPEMP
- a CDS encoding RsmB/NOP family class I SAM-dependent RNA methyltransferase encodes the protein MLLRVYPFWVASVVDVLQEIRCSPLPADTVLQQFFRKHRKMGKRDRAFVAETVYGMLRHYRRLAYAAQDQASDVRFLVLLYLRVFGFGAASLDLPISLSERSRLEAAARRFQAPALPADPVAALGITYSLPDWLVAAWMAALPYEAVERRCAALKEPAPLTIRVNTLKADRETVRQRLRAEGFPSQPTPYSPTGLILEEKAFIFRTRAFQEGLFEVQDEGSQLISLLTEAKPGQVVVDGCAGGGGKTLHLAALMQGKGRLYAFDVHKARLQELRPRARRADVHNIRLHVLPHNRAPIVQRLYGKADVVLIDAPCSGSGVLRRNPDAAWKITPERLAALVAQQQQILEAYAPLVRPGGRLVYATCSLLAEENERQIETFLAQHPEFTLLSAAEVLQRQHIALPGQTDAFLRLEPATHGTDGFFAAILLRT
- the hypE gene encoding hydrogenase expression/formation protein HypE encodes the protein MSDAFSLECPLPLQQYPHVLLAHGGGGRLMQQLIDTFTAAFANAELHRRHDGAVLTLADARLAFTTDAFVVHPLFFPGGDIGKLAVFGTVNDLAMCGARALYLSVSFILEEGLPMETLWRVVQSMQAAAQEAHVQIVTGDTKVVDRGKGDGLFVSTSGIGIIEHNQHIGPEAVRPGDAILLSGDIGRHGIAIMAVREGLAFETEIASDCALLSTPVLQLLEAGIEVHCLRDLTRGGLAAALIEIAQTARLCFQLEETAIPVRPEVQSACELLGLDPLYVANEGRFVAFVPETEAARALDVLRKVPVSAGACLIGHVTTDDPNGLVTLHTAIGTQRILDLLSGEQLPRIC